Sequence from the Methanomassiliicoccus sp. genome:
TGCACGATGAAGGCCTCCACAACTTCTTCCTGGTGCCCATCGTGGACATAAACCGCTATGCGGTGTGGGTGGCCCACGTGTCCTCCCTGGTGCCTCCATTCGATGCTGTCTATTCCAACAACCCCCTCACCCGGCGGCTGTTCATCGAGGCCGGGTACGAGGTGCGTACGGCCCCCATGTTCAATCGCGACGAGTACTCTGGCTCCGAGGTGCGGAGACGCATCGTGGAGGGCGGCGAATGGGAGGAGCTCGTGCCCCGGGGCGTGGCGGAGACCATCCACGAGGTCAAGGGCGACGAGAGGCTGCAGGAGATCATGAAGGACAATGCCCCGGAGGCCACCATCTGACGCCCGAGGAGAGGGTCGGGACGCTGCTGCGCGAGCGCAACCTCACCTTGGCTCTGGCGGAATCGTGCACCGGCGGTCTCATCGCCTCTCTTATAACCGATGTCCCCGGTTCCTCCGACTACTTTCTCGCCAGCTTGGTAACGTACAGCAACGCCTCCAAGACATCACTCCTGGGCGTCGATGAGGTGACATTGGAGGAGCATGGTGCGGTCAGTGACAGGACCGCCAGGGAGATGGCGGCTGGAGCGAGGCGCGTCATCGGTGCGGACGTGGGCGTCGCCGTGACCGGCATTGCGGGGCCGGGAGGGGGCACTCCCACCAAGCCAGTGGGTCTGGTCTACTTCGCCGTGGACCTCGGAGGAGAGGTGACGGTCGAACGCAAGGTCCTGCCCGGAGATAGGGCGGAGATCAAGAAGGGAGCGGCGGAACACGCTCTTAACATGCTCATCGAACGTCTGAGCAACTATTGATCTGTGGCCGAAGCAGGTGTCCTTGATAATTCCTTGTCCAGGTTCGATAACATCCTTCCAACTGTGCATCTCAATGAGGCCAGAGGTGGTTCGGGTGCCTGAACTCTTCTCCCTTTTCCATAGATGGAGGTTCAAGACAAGGGACGGCTCCTCGGACGAAGATCAGAAAGGTTCGCAGGAGCCCGCCTGTTCTTTTGTTATTATTATATCCTAATTAGAATCATGGAATCATCGGTCCCGTCAACATCGGTCAGACCATGAGGCGTTAAGGTGGCAAGCGAGCGTGTGGAGAAGGCTGTGGCGAATCGGATATCGATGCTCAGGTCGAGCAACCCGGAGCTGTCCACCGAATGGGCCATCATCAACGATGACTGGGGGCTGATCGCG
This genomic interval carries:
- a CDS encoding CinA family protein, yielding MGGARAPGRGGDHPRGQGRREAAGDHEGQCPGGHHLTPEERVGTLLRERNLTLALAESCTGGLIASLITDVPGSSDYFLASLVTYSNASKTSLLGVDEVTLEEHGAVSDRTAREMAAGARRVIGADVGVAVTGIAGPGGGTPTKPVGLVYFAVDLGGEVTVERKVLPGDRAEIKKGAAEHALNMLIERLSNY
- a CDS encoding nicotinamide-nucleotide adenylyltransferase, with product MRKKEVSALLIGRFQPFHRGHLEVVKAIAKECDRLIVGIGSAQLSHTFENPFTAGERHLMISRALHDEGLHNFFLVPIVDINRYAVWVAHVSSLVPPFDAVYSNNPLTRRLFIEAGYEVRTAPMFNRDEYSGSEVRRRIVEGGEWEELVPRGVAETIHEVKGDERLQEIMKDNAPEATI